The following proteins are encoded in a genomic region of Magnolia sinica isolate HGM2019 chromosome 1, MsV1, whole genome shotgun sequence:
- the LOC131242152 gene encoding uncharacterized protein LOC131242152 isoform X1 — MAVSFKFWDDCVDPEDMEELWMDPEVSKEWIDVGETKGQKVHLLRDPDGQPYLTQTEMKAVAGIICRRHFKAQIDVDMICAIAEIGSGRHLLAERYHRKTKETTIGLMQLLPEAAEWLFREMGYRIYEIEGNPTLLYRPFISVYLGAAYIKYLSGFEGKERSEEFVVRSYNGGTKKATHKSTLDCWQHYLSAKESLPSKREPQISDNHAMLAHAPGPPAHVSSKAGDAWTYWDTRASPEDMEEMWKHPDVLKEWTESGERRGKVRFSHDTEKRPYLSRAEVKAVSEIIISRHFNRKGVRPTVLAAIAELRSMRFVNGVGPHSGIMGIEYPLALWLYKDLGYKAYKVTSVEDLSHPFISMYFGAAYLNWLSEYEGRQRTHQFIVQAYLGGGPEKVNLQETGPYWTKFQEALCYYEDPKKEQWSCSIL, encoded by the exons ATGGCTGTAAGCTTCAAATTTTGGGATGATTGTGTGGATCCTGAAGACATGGAAGAATTGTGGATGGATCCTGAGGTGAGTAAGGAATGGATAGATGTTGGAGAAACCAAAGGACAGAAAGTTCACCTGTTACGAGATCCTGATGGACAGCCTTATCTGACACAAACTGAAATGAAG GCTGTGGCTGGTATTATTTGTCGGAGGCACTTTAAAGCACAAATTGATGTG GACATGATTTGTGCTATTGCTGAAATTGGAAGTGGCAGACACCTCCTTGCTGAGCGCTATCATCGGAAAACCAAGGAGACTACTATTGGTCTCATGCAACTGCTGCCAGAAGCTGCAGAATGGCTGTTTAG GGAGATGGGTTATCGGATCTACGAGATAGAGGGAAACCCAACACTGCTATATAGGCCTTTCATAAGTGTGTATCTTGGTGCTGCTTATATAAAATATTTATCTGGTTTTGAAGGaaa GGAAAGAAGTGAAGAGTTTGTAGTTAGATCTTATAATGGTGGGACAAAAAAGGCAACTCACAAGTCAACATTGGATTGTTGGCAACACTATCTTTCTGCCAAGGAGAGTCTGCCATCCAAGAG AGAACCACAAATCTCTGATAATCATGCCATGTTAGCTCATGCTCCTGGTCCCCCTGCACATGTTTCATCGAAGGCAG GTGATGCATGGACATACTGGGATACAAGAGCTTCACCAGAGGATATGGAAGAGATGTGGAAGCATCCCGATGTCCTCAAAGAGTGGACAGAATCtggagagagaagaggaaaagTACGCTTTTCGCATGACACAGAGAAAAGACCATACCTTTCCCGAGCGGAAGTGAAG GCAGTTTCCGAGATTATTATCTCAAGACATTTCAACAGGAAGGGAGTACGACCT ACAGTTTTAGCTGCCATCGCTGAGCTTCGTAGCATGCGGTTTGTGAATGGAGTGGGTCCACATAGTGGAATAATGGGAATTGAGTATCCCCTTGCTTTGTGGCTTTACAA GGATTTGGGCTATAAGGCCTACAAAGTTACCTCTGTAGAGGATCTTTCCCATCCATTCATATCCATGTACTTTGGTGCAGCCTACTTGAACTGGCTATCAGAATATGAAGGGAG GCAAAGAACTCATCAGTTCATCGTTCAAGCTTATCTTGGAGGAGGGCCGGAGAAAGTTAATCTTCAGGAGACAGGCCCGTATTGGACTAAATTTCAAGAAGCCTTGTGCTATTATGAAGACCCAAAGAA GGAACAATGGAGCTgctccattttataa
- the LOC131242152 gene encoding uncharacterized protein LOC131242152 isoform X2 — protein MAVSFKFWDDCVDPEDMEELWMDPEVSKEWIDVGETKGQKVHLLRDPDGQPYLTQTEMKAVAGIICRRHFKAQIDVDMICAIAEIGSGRHLLAERYHRKTKETTIGLMQLLPEAAEWLFREMGYRIYEIEGNPTLLYRPFISVYLGAAYIKYLSGFEGKERSEEFVVRSYNGGTKKATHKSTLDCWQHYLSAKESLPSKREPQISDNHAMLAHAPGPPAHVSSKAGDAWTYWDTRASPEDMEEMWKHPDVLKEWTESGERRGKVRFSHDTEKRPYLSRAEVKTVLAAIAELRSMRFVNGVGPHSGIMGIEYPLALWLYKDLGYKAYKVTSVEDLSHPFISMYFGAAYLNWLSEYEGRQRTHQFIVQAYLGGGPEKVNLQETGPYWTKFQEALCYYEDPKKEQWSCSIL, from the exons ATGGCTGTAAGCTTCAAATTTTGGGATGATTGTGTGGATCCTGAAGACATGGAAGAATTGTGGATGGATCCTGAGGTGAGTAAGGAATGGATAGATGTTGGAGAAACCAAAGGACAGAAAGTTCACCTGTTACGAGATCCTGATGGACAGCCTTATCTGACACAAACTGAAATGAAG GCTGTGGCTGGTATTATTTGTCGGAGGCACTTTAAAGCACAAATTGATGTG GACATGATTTGTGCTATTGCTGAAATTGGAAGTGGCAGACACCTCCTTGCTGAGCGCTATCATCGGAAAACCAAGGAGACTACTATTGGTCTCATGCAACTGCTGCCAGAAGCTGCAGAATGGCTGTTTAG GGAGATGGGTTATCGGATCTACGAGATAGAGGGAAACCCAACACTGCTATATAGGCCTTTCATAAGTGTGTATCTTGGTGCTGCTTATATAAAATATTTATCTGGTTTTGAAGGaaa GGAAAGAAGTGAAGAGTTTGTAGTTAGATCTTATAATGGTGGGACAAAAAAGGCAACTCACAAGTCAACATTGGATTGTTGGCAACACTATCTTTCTGCCAAGGAGAGTCTGCCATCCAAGAG AGAACCACAAATCTCTGATAATCATGCCATGTTAGCTCATGCTCCTGGTCCCCCTGCACATGTTTCATCGAAGGCAG GTGATGCATGGACATACTGGGATACAAGAGCTTCACCAGAGGATATGGAAGAGATGTGGAAGCATCCCGATGTCCTCAAAGAGTGGACAGAATCtggagagagaagaggaaaagTACGCTTTTCGCATGACACAGAGAAAAGACCATACCTTTCCCGAGCGGAAGTGAAG ACAGTTTTAGCTGCCATCGCTGAGCTTCGTAGCATGCGGTTTGTGAATGGAGTGGGTCCACATAGTGGAATAATGGGAATTGAGTATCCCCTTGCTTTGTGGCTTTACAA GGATTTGGGCTATAAGGCCTACAAAGTTACCTCTGTAGAGGATCTTTCCCATCCATTCATATCCATGTACTTTGGTGCAGCCTACTTGAACTGGCTATCAGAATATGAAGGGAG GCAAAGAACTCATCAGTTCATCGTTCAAGCTTATCTTGGAGGAGGGCCGGAGAAAGTTAATCTTCAGGAGACAGGCCCGTATTGGACTAAATTTCAAGAAGCCTTGTGCTATTATGAAGACCCAAAGAA GGAACAATGGAGCTgctccattttataa